GGGACTGCACAAGATTGACGGATTTTGTTTTTGATAACGGCTAGTCTATGctcacctcgactaattccacagaTACCTGCCATCTCCTACCAGGTGCGCAAGTAACTCTATCCATCAAAACTAGGATAGATAAGAAGAAAGCACCTAGTGTTTTGTCTGGGATTTAAACTCGAAACCTCATGGTTCTCACCCACTTCGTTGTCCACTAGATCACACCCCTGGGTGGATGCAACTAATTAAGTTATCACCATTGTCACATTTATGCTTCCCTGAAGTTCGTTCTGAAATTTCTCAATCACTCCAACTTACAATAGCCAAGCGTCTCCAGTACGATCAACAACAATCAAGCTACTAGAACAACCAACATATTATGTTCTGTAAGATATTTCAGAGAACCAGAGGCTGCAGGTACCTCTTGATTAGAAAATTGGAGCTGTCTTAACAGAGTTACACAAGCATCATCACCTTATATCTAGCTGCTTTGACATGCACAAGCGCATCAAGATTAGGAAGTAAAAGGAACTGGAAAAATCAACTTTACAGAGGTGCCACAACATTGCAATCATCATACAAAGTACTTCAGATGAACAAACATTTCTGTAAGCAAAAAAGCAATATTGTTGTGGACGACTAGACTTAATCTTAAACCACAAGAAAGGGAAGAAGTAAGACATCCACATGTACATATACAGATATCTTGATTTCCTTAAGACTATAACAACGGGCAATCACTCAAAAATAAATActcctatattttatttttttagataactcgactaaatccacgggatacctgccacctcccaccagcaccAGGTACCagataactctgtccaccaaagcTAGAACAAATGGGAAGAAAACACCTGGTGTTTGTCTCTgctgggaattgaacctgagacctcatggtgctcatcccaacttcattgatccactaggtcacacccttgggtgcaaaaaataaatactcttgtaTGAAAGAGGAGAGTTCAGTCTTTGGCAATCATAAATCTTATCTAATATAGTATATAGAACAATCCAATAAGCAACTCAAGGTACGCCGTGTTGTGATTATTAAAAACTCCTAGAACTCAAATACCAAAACTTTTAAGCAAGCTTTGACTATGCATTGCCATTGAAATTTCACAAAGagcatttttttctcctttctggGGTGTCCTACTAATTATAGGATTAGCTGTACAACTAATAATAGAAGTGGAGCCTTGACGTAACTCATAAAACTGCTGCCATGTGACAAAGAGGTCACGAGTTTGAACAACGGAAACAGACTCCTGCACATtaggtatataagaataagttgaaccccagaTGACATGTTGTTACACGagtttttatgtgtataagtgtcatatgtacctagttcatgttcttgaatttcttgaattcatgatCCTTGAGGGTCTGAAAAAaaattcgaaggtgattggcatgctTCTCCTCACTCCATGAGTAAATcaggatgtcattaatgaacactGAAGCAGTAATAAGTATTGAAAAGCAAAGACTTATTATGCTAACATTTGTACATAAACTGAATACCCCCAAAAATTCAAAGATCAAATACACATGTAATGATAAGAACATTTCATTTAAACATTTAGATAGTCCAAATTATATCCCATTACCAGGACGAGCCACAAAAATGAAAACTTAGAAAACAACATAGCTGAAAATAGAGAGCAAAAGAGGGATTATTGTACAAGAACAAGACGACCAGCCCCACCATGATCATCGCCATCGGCACCGTCCTCCTCCCCTTTAGGCACCGTGACCACCAGCTCACCGTCGCTGAAACAGGCACTAGCCAGCTCCGGCACAGTTGACCCCGGAAGCCGAAACCGCCACAAGTCGATCTCCAAACCAGACAAAGATGAATCAGAAACATCGTGGTCGCCTCGTATAACAATCTTAGTAACACCTGGATAGATCTCAATTATGTGGGTCCTAATATTATCATCATCACCGACATCATCAGTTGGGATGACGAATCGCAGCGAATCACGAGTTTCCTGAATTGAAACATCGGAATCGGAATGAAACGGAAGTTCCAGAACCTTCGCGAAGATATGGGGTAGCCGCCTGAGCTTCTTTTTCCGGCAAACGGAGGCGTTTGACGGAGACAAACCAAAGGTCCTCGGTACTGGATGAACCTTCATGTTTTTTTTAAGCTTGAAATTCGcagaaaaaattgaactttattGTGATTAACAAACAAAGCTAAAACTTTGATGGATTAAAACAAGTAAATTCAACAAAATTGGTgcagaaaaaaatactgaggaataAAAAGACTCTCCGTACTGTAGGAGTAAACTGTAGTGGAAATCCTGCTTTAGATGTGACACGTCTATTccgatttttatttctttatttatttactagTAATATTATTTTATACTATCACTGAATTATAAACATTAAATTATATATAACGAATCATATATTCCGTAAGTGAAgttaatcatgaaaaaaaaagagaatagttTAATATAACAGATTAAAATAGCTTAATTTTATTACACCTAGAACTACAATTCATTTATAGTACGTAAATGGTAACTGCTCCTTTTGAAGATTTAGTCTTCAAtaatactactccctccgtttcattttaatcgaccttctttctaaaaatatttgtttcaatttaattgttcctttgatgaaatcaagaaaattttattatattttttcaatattatcctcaacattaaatgattaaacaaaCTGTATTTGGGTGACATCATTTCCCCCCTCACGTTTACTTAAAGAATCAAACTCCCCCTTCTACTTGGAATAATAAGCATTCTCCCTCCTTTTACCTTGACATTATCTATTTTAACTTTGGCATTAGCAATATCTTCTTATAgtagatattatttattttagtcaagtatttatatatttttattaaaattttttagtttaaccTTTTTAATGAATTTGTCACAAAagttaatgttattttttatgattaattgttattttattgaaataacGCACAAGTATTTTTCGTCTTGCCCAAAAGGAGTACAAAAATATTGTGATACTTGACTATCAGATCAGCAAAAATGAGTTTAGGTGATATTAGACCTACCTTAAAGTTTAAGTGTGTCATAACAACTTAAGATATAGTTTAGCAATACCTTGTACCGTATCtcttattttatatgcattaagtgTGTGCGTgtgtaatatatataatatacatatatatatatatatatatatatatatatatatatatatatatatatgcacatgagtTTTGATATACTCCCTCTGTTCTTTTTTACTTTGTCACTTTTCGTTTTTTCAGATCAACCTGCataaattttgacaaatattttaagatatattttttcattttataaataTGAAGAAGGATTGCAACTTATAACATTTTTCATATATGTTCTGttcatctaaattttaaatttaaatattaaattatacatctTAAAATTTTGGTCAAAGTTCATGTAGGTTGATCTCAAAAAGTAAAATAGCTAGAAGTAAAAGTGAACAAAGggagtatatatttataatataagtaaacttttgaattaatttagtataaaatatatctctatttttgttatatgttattatattacatgcattgaaatatgtttataaaattatttttatttgttattttcactaatataaatagatattacatttttaattattattaataaataatttttcatatcatggtCATTTATTCCATTTAGAACGTCACTaacttatatacttaatatatgttTCTCACTTTTGTTTgtctagaaaataattttctttttatttacaaaattttattatatatattaaaaataaaaaagataataattttaaagaggtagagaaaaataaagattaatagtgtaagggtaaaataggtatttaaaaaagacaagtaggaaaaaaagaaggagaatgcttat
The Capsicum annuum cultivar UCD-10X-F1 chromosome 6, UCD10Xv1.1, whole genome shotgun sequence DNA segment above includes these coding regions:
- the LOC124899401 gene encoding uncharacterized protein LOC124899401, whose protein sequence is MKVHPVPRTFGLSPSNASVCRKKKLRRLPHIFAKVLELPFHSDSDVSIQETRDSLRFVIPTDDVGDDDNIRTHIIEIYPGVTKIVIRGDHDVSDSSLSGLEIDLWRFRLPGSTVPELASACFSDGELVVTVPKGEEDGADGDDHDPQGS